The Malus domestica chromosome 08, GDT2T_hap1 genomic interval ttttttttttcttatttaatgcAGCTCCTAACTACTAACCTAGTAtttgtttatgttaattttattgCTAACTTGAATGacgcggtataatcgcccacctGAACTACTAACTTAGTATTTCTGTTAGTGCAATACAATCGCCCTTCTCCCTATTAACTAATAACAATTTTTAATTATGTCTTAATTTAAGTTGACCTCAAACTTGAAGTTTGGAGTGCTCATCATTTTAGCCTTAAGTTTAAAATTGAATTTTGTAAGAATCATAAGTTTTAACATTACATTCCCTTGAAAtccatattattgcaagttcttacatgtctcattttcctttcaaaaaagaaaataaaaaacttggCAAAGTTTGATTTTGTCGTCCTTGACATTACTAGAAAGAAATACCTTACGTTGGTTGTAGATGCTAAGATCAATCTTGAATCCTTCTCTTTATCTCCTCcaatcctcttttttttttcttctctctcctctgattctttttttctttctccactCTCCTATTTCTTACCCTCCTACAACCCTACCTTTTTGgatctctttgtctagtttaagttgtaagatttagaaacaattttaaatcttatacaaaacaaatttttaagtcttaaagaaaattgttttcaagataTGTTCTTaataaatgttttgagaaatgatgaattttttttaacagaataccaaacaaaccctaattgtGTTGCATATTCTAGCATTTGTTTTGTGCCGCGGACAATGCCTAATAGTTTTCCCCCTTATCAGTTTACACAAGATTAGACCACGTTTTTAATGAGTTGTTGGTTGCCTATTTTTAGTCATAAGATTAGACCTCTTTAAAATGGCTGATGCGACTGCTGCTTAATTGGTTTTGAAAAAATGGCTGCAGCTCATGTTTTAGAgagaaaacaacaacaaaataaaaaaaaagaaggaaaatatgCAGAAGCTTCTGggttttgaaagaaaaacaaattggtGTGTATTGGATTGTCTGTCAGAAGCCtgtaggccttttttttttctttatttattattattattattattattattattattttatagcaTGTGGTTATAAGTAAGGTTCTAAAATAtactaggcgctagtcgggcaaCTAGCTGGAGCCTAGTGCTTAGGCAGCTAGGCGAGCAGTTAGGCGGACaagacggatttaagtaaatctattatattttgtgtaaataagtgtctgcttatacttaaaatatatataatttcaatataaactacaaaatagaatgacaacTATATTAGAAagtattgaaacataatgaaaacatgaggaACATGCATAAAATGTatattcatttaagtattcaacaagtcttacaatttattgaaaaataaaataaaatacaaaatgaaagttatctattttctgtttaaGTGAGTCGCAACTTATGTAGGTGCCTAGGTGGGTCTAGGTGGTTTGGGcgccttttcttaattttcaaacacctagACATTAATCAGGGTAGCGACCAACCGTCGAGCGCCTAAgcagggatttttagaacagtggtttTAAGAGAAAAGAATATTTTTCATGATGTTTTCATTTATAGCtataattggaaatcaattatGGAAATGTGTCTAGTGATTTTCGTAATTGATTCATAAATCATTTCATCATATATTCATTTTGCATGATCGCGTTAGCATCGTATAAAGTTTGAGAATAAAATAATTGATAGATCGCGTTAGTGTCGTGCCACTTTTACTCGAAGACTGATCGTGTTAGTTGTGCCACTTCCAATCAAAGGTTGAAGAGAGACTGAGTAGCAAAGCATGGAAATAAAACTGCCTACTAGTATATGTGTCTGGTTAATGAGCTTTATAAGTCTTTTTGTaatcattttttatgtttttcttggCTTTGGAGCCTGAAGATTTTTCCAATGGTGGGTTTTGTCTCGTTATATCCTACGTGCATATTTTGTTCATCTTTTTAACTGCTTATATGTATGATAGTTTGGTATGTGATGTGTATGTAAAAATTTAATTGAATTtgatttgagtttttaagttgGAATCTATTCACCCCGTCTAGATTATGTGTATCATAGAACTTTCATGaacaaaaatttgtaattaGTTTGGAGCAAAAAGAAATATATGTATAAGTGTAGGTCGTAGTAGTACTCTTTTCAAATCTCAAGTGAGAAGTTACTTATACTAGGTAAATTATAGTAATTGTATCTCAAACGAATAACGCATTGTTTGAGAAATGGGCCTGATTTGAGGGCATGCATGAACATATACTTGTTAATCAGATAATGTTTCCTTGTAGTACCATACCACCTGCCCCATCCTCCCAAAGAAATTTCAAATGCAAACTCTAATGCATGTACTCGTCCCTAACCACCTGATACAATTTATACAGATTTGGTAACAACACGCGACGAATAGGCCGGCCGCTACAACAAGTGACACAAGGCCGCTCGCGACACGTACCAATACAGCTACAAAGGCTACCACTAGCTTATGATGAGCGAGTGAGAGCAGCATCAAGAGCACATTATTTCAAAACCAAGAGTTAGTTCCTTGGAGGTTTGAACCAAAGATTTATAAACTTAGGATAACCATTAACCAACATTGGTTTCGTTCCTTAGGAACTGAAAATGTGTAGAAACCGACACGATCTCATTGTTATGACTCCGAACTGGGTTTCAAAAATGTTAAGCTCATCTGCAGGGTTGTTTTCACTCTTCTGATGGAAAAAGACAACGGTGAACAAGTCTGAACGTCAACAAAGCACCGTTCAATGGGCTACAGACCAGCGGGTTTGAATAATGGAACCAGATTGTACATCCCTTCCACATCAACGGGAACTCTGAGAGCCCGGCTAAGGTGCTCGGGTGTAGTAGCTTTGACCTTCCAAGTACTGAACCATGGTCCTCCTCCAACTTCTACGGCAGCCATGTTACTTGTAACATCCAATATCACCTACAAAATAGACAAAATCAAAAGGCTCATCCAATCATTAACATTTATATCAAACTACAGTATCATGTAAGCCAGAAACATAATTATTGGGAGAAAAAAAAGGGTGCGGCAAAAATTTTATCACATAAACATAGCAGTCGTTGGACTCATGAACCATCCCCAACCCCATAGTCACATTGACAAATAAATTCCCATAACAGAACCAATAGATCAATTGAGACAATTTCCCATCACATCGTCCAATAATCCAGGCTAACTTTAGCATACATTTTTTACTAAAAATCGGCACAAGTCCTTCCAATGGGAAAGAGTGATAGAAGAAAGTGTGACTGTTTGGCCAAAGGATATTCAATCCTAACTACAATGAAATGATTAACTAATCCATGGTCACTGGTTATGGCTTGTTTAatgttctttaattttcttgttTAATCTATATGAAAAGTTGGAAGAGCAAATGGTTACCTAATGATGGGTGTTATGACTCGGTCTATGAAGAATACTCGTGCCGTGCCTGCTTAAAAGATTTTGGGCTCGTGTTGGGCATAGAAGCACTTTCAGCTAAAAATTTATATGTTCTAACTCAGGTCATCAAGAAAACTGTTGCTTATTATCCATGTCTTGTCCAGAGTGGCAAACCAGGGAAAGAAGTGTGTTATAAATGGTCTATTAGCATAGTTTTCGTTTCCCACggcaaactaaaataaaattccgAGCTTtactgacaaaaaaaaaaatgcaaatgtcAAATAACTAGTCATTTTAGAGTTGTATGGCCTGTCTAAAACATATTGCAAGCCTAGGacacagaaaagaaaagagcaaTTGAAGAAAAGGAGAGTGAGACCAATAAATACACGTGTAtataatatgtatgtatatgagtGAAAACTGTGTACCTTCCCCTTGTTACCATCATATCTTCGTTcccacatttttaattttagatCACCGAAGCAAGAATCTTTACAAGCTGGAGCAAGTCCAGCTTCTGATGTTGGAGCACGCAAAGTTGTACCAGGATCCTCTGTTGTTGCCTCTAATTCAACCTGCTCATTAACAAGGAAAGTGTGTTGGGTGACTACAAAGATTTTCACTAATATTATCAAAAAGGCTAGAACCAGATTGAACCTTCTGTTAGTGTTATGGTAGAGATTTCATTTCCACTAATATtaccaaaatattaaagaccACCCACCACTTAATACAGCTATAGAGATTTCATTTCCAGGTGTATACTACTACTATCATATCTGAGGCAGGGGCAAGATGAAAGAGACGTTCAATTACCATGTGTGTTTCATTCTCTGCAGTAATTGACCAGTAACCCCAAGGAGCAATTTCCCAACTAACAACACCATTCCATGGTACAAATTCATAAAACTTTCCACCATAGTGAACTCCGATCTGCATCATAAATGCATGAACATATTAAAGGGGTAAAAATGCAGGTACTATTTGTTAGCAATAAAGGACAAGGTTAGCTCCAATTTGGAAATTTCATGGATATATCCAATTCTTAATTTATCATGAACAATTGTAGAATGCAAAGAAAGACGAGACTTTATTTCATCTTCATCCATTTTCCTTATAGCATGTTTAATGAAGAAATTTTAGAGAGACCAACAAAAACATAACACGATCCTGAATGGCAAAGAAACTGCACAACCCTTACTTCCTCCACCTCTATGAATCTCATTTAAAATTTCCTCTCAAAGATAACTTAGCAAAATATAAAGTGAGCAGAAGCAAACTGGGGAAAGCAAAGCAACATTTTCAGAGCAATCTCCACTGGAAAAGTACCAAAGCAGCGTTTTCAAAAGATTCTGTTAATCCAGGTAGTTGCCTCAAACCACCGCCTGATGTCAGAGCAACTTCTCCAGTAGCGCCTTCAAAAACATTACACTGAACCTGCAGTGTGGCATCAATCCATCCAAATAAATCAGTGGATGCCAAACCAATAGTACAATGAAGAATGAGCTTAACCTTTACTATAATACGATAGTGACGAATGGATAAAAGCCTACCCAGAACCATTTTCTTGGGAATGCTCCACCCCAATTCTTTTCAGAATAAGAAGGGGCATTTTCAAACTCAAATCTTTCACCGTCCCACTCTATCCAACCTGAGATTTAACGAAACATGAGACAATGCCCTGAAAAGTGCATAAAGGTTTCTGAAAAGAGAAAATTTTGGAGTATCAGATattcaaaagaaagaaacacATGATTGTCCAAAATAAAATAGCTAAATGGTACAGGAAATATTTGCGAGGAGTTAAAGGAGATAAGCAAATGCCTGTTGACAATCCACCAGACATGCATATTTGCCAATGGGGTTCAAATACAGGAAAAGCTGCTAACCAGCCTGCAGTAGACTTCTGCTTAGACCCAACATCACCCCATCCATAAATTGGGCGGGTACTGTATTCCCAGCGAGCAGTTGGCACAGTTTCTACATAATCAGACCTGACATGAACAAGATTGTACATCAAAGTTCTTATAAACTCTATGGGTACGGGGGGCAACCCATATTTGCACAggtcaaatgaaaaaaaataagaacaagGAGAGGCGTACCTGCCATCATCACGAATGGAACCTTGATGCCAAAGTGGGGTGACTTGAAAACCTTCTGTCACTCTACTATCGAATTCCTATACAATATATCCCACAAATGTGGGGAAATATTAAAAGAAGTACACATTAATGAAAACAAGTATTTTCTGTTGCAGCCTAACATAATTCTCTCAAAATGACAATTGCAAAAATGACGTACTTAATTAGAAACTAAGTGGTCATCTAGAAGAATAATGAATATAAACCGAAAACAAAATAAGGTTCAAATATAGTATATTAACCTTCGGAAGAACCTCATTGTTCGGAGGCTTTGATTGTTTTTCTGCTATAAAAGTGTTCCCCAACATAAGCTCATCCCTGCCTATGCACTAAAAACATTAACAACCAGCATACTTAAGGTGGATACATGAAGAATCCTAATATAATACAGAAGTCGAAAACACGAAACTTAGGACTCGGACACCAAAAGATAAACAGCATTTCTTTCATCAGATAACAACACATCGTCCCGAaaagttttgaaatttgaaattcttCAGCAACAACAACTTGAGCAACAtttaaaacagaaaaaaaagctCTTACTTCCCCAAAAGTTCTGAGATTCTTCAGAGTACTGGCAAATGTACTTGTCGTAGGCACCCAGAATTTGAGCACCGACCCCGGTCGACCTTGGCCCGTTCTGAACCAATTCTAACGCCGTCAGTGGCTTGCGGAACGCAGGATTCTCAACGGAGTACATGAAGCAGAAGCTCTGCCTCCGCTCCGGAATCGCAACCTTGAAGTACCATCCTTCAAAGAATTT includes:
- the LOC103428784 gene encoding tocopherol cyclase, chloroplastic-like, giving the protein MESSLSSLHDHHHFSPSLSFRTRNPLLSHSSKRSSLRTLKLGFRTTSTVPSSTAQDKAAASSVYVPTPRNRDLRTPHSGYHFDGTSRKFFEGWYFKVAIPERRQSFCFMYSVENPAFRKPLTALELVQNGPRSTGVGAQILGAYDKYICQYSEESQNFWGSRDELMLGNTFIAEKQSKPPNNEVLPKEFDSRVTEGFQVTPLWHQGSIRDDGRSDYVETVPTARWEYSTRPIYGWGDVGSKQKSTAGWLAAFPVFEPHWQICMSGGLSTGWIEWDGERFEFENAPSYSEKNWGGAFPRKWFWVQCNVFEGATGEVALTSGGGLRQLPGLTESFENAALIGVHYGGKFYEFVPWNGVVSWEIAPWGYWSITAENETHMVELEATTEDPGTTLRAPTSEAGLAPACKDSCFGDLKLKMWERRYDGNKGKVILDVTSNMAAVEVGGGPWFSTWKVKATTPEHLSRALRVPVDVEGMYNLVPLFKPAGL